The genomic stretch CGCCCTTCGTCGTGGGCAAGAGCGAAAGCGCCTACAGCCGCGACTTCAAGGTGTTCGACACCACCATCGGCGCCCGCTTCCCCAACCCGAAGGTCACCGCGAAATACGGCGGCGACACGATGCCCGAGACCGGCGACAACGTGGCCAAGCAGTTCGGCATCACACGTGAGCAGGCCGACCGCTTCGCCGCGGCATCGCAAGCCAAGTTCGAACGCGCCCGTGCCGACGGCTTCTTCGCCGGCGAGATCCACACCATCGAGGTGCCGACCGGCCGCAAGACGCCGCCGATCGCGGTCAGCGAAGACGAGCATCCGCGTCCCGAATCGACCTACGAGACGCTGGCCAAGCTCAAGCCCCTGTTCGAAGGCGGTGTCGTCACGGCCGGCAATGCCTCGGGCATCAACGACGGTGCCGCAGCGCTGCTGGTCGGCAGCCTGGCGGCCGGCGAGAAGGCCGGCCGCAAGCCGATGGTGCGCATCCTGAGCGCCGCCGCCGCCGGTGTCGAGCCTCGCATCATGGGCGTCGGCCCGGTGCCGGCGATCCAGAAGGCACTGCAACGAGCGCAGCTGACCCTGGGCGACATGGACATCATCGAGATCAACGAAGCCTTCGCGAGCCAGGTGCTGGGTTGCTTGCACCTGCTCGAAGTGCCCTTCGACGATACACGCGTCAATCCCAACGGCGGCGCCATTGCGGTGGGCCATCCGCTCGGCGCATCGGGCGCCCGCCTGGCTCTCAGCACCGCGCGCGAGCTGCAGCGCCGCCAGGGCCGCTATGCCGTGGTCAGCCTGTGCATCGGCGTCGGCCAAGGCCTGGCGATGGTCATCGAGCG from Caldimonas brevitalea encodes the following:
- a CDS encoding 3-oxoadipyl-CoA thiolase, whose amino-acid sequence is MLNAYLYDGLRSPFGRHGGALAAVRPDDLVAEVMRALVARSPWQAEQIEDVILGNTTQAGEDSRNIARNALLAAGFPVSVPGQTVNRLCASGLAAVIDAARAITCGDGDLYLAGGVESMSRAPFVVGKSESAYSRDFKVFDTTIGARFPNPKVTAKYGGDTMPETGDNVAKQFGITREQADRFAAASQAKFERARADGFFAGEIHTIEVPTGRKTPPIAVSEDEHPRPESTYETLAKLKPLFEGGVVTAGNASGINDGAAALLVGSLAAGEKAGRKPMVRILSAAAAGVEPRIMGVGPVPAIQKALQRAQLTLGDMDIIEINEAFASQVLGCLHLLEVPFDDTRVNPNGGAIAVGHPLGASGARLALSTARELQRRQGRYAVVSLCIGVGQGLAMVIERV